TAATGGAAAAGTGCGGTTTGTTGCGAGCTTTCGGGTTAGCATTGTTCTTGTCGATGGTTTCCTGCGAATGGTCACGAGTCCTCAGCCGAGACTTAGCCCTGTGATTGTGACCTTCGGAGGCCACTGGGTGTTGAATTCGCGTATTCACCGAAGCTCGCGATATTTCATTGCTACTGTCAGGGCTAAAGGAAGCACATGGGCTCCTTCGCGTAGATGACGTATTTTCTTTGGTGGCCTGCAATTGGGAACGAGCCCTTATTGAAGTGCTCGATAAGCGATTGGAATTTCCGACTGGCAAACGCGAGGATGTTCCTACTAGAGTCTTCTGCTTTATCGAACTGTTCTTGTGGCCGATATTCGGCTGCGGACGTAAAAGACAATCATGTCGGACAGGCTTAAGATGCTGTTTAGGATTAGCTTCATTCACTGGCGACGATTCAGTACGCGTTTTCTTAGTGTCCTTAGTAactttatcttttttttgggGCTTACAGTGCCGATATCTAAGGGTTATAGTATTTCCCGCGTAAGATAAACGGACAGATCTGGTAGGCTTTTGTTGAAATACTTCAAAGATTCGGTtcttaatttctgtttttttaaatgcatGCTCCAGCTCAAGATAGTCCGAACTGTATATTATGGAATAGTTGTCGGCCCTCTGGGTATACACAATAAGATCCTTTTCGTCGGTAGTCAGGCTGGTTACGCCCAGATGCCTTTCGCCATCGATTGCATAACCATGTACGATGTACTTCTCCGTATTCGTTGAAGTGGGCGTTATCACAAGCAGCAAATTCTGTAACTGTTGAATGCCAAACAGTTTGTTCACAACACTATCTGCATTGGGCTCTGTATTATGATCACAAGTTAGCTGGGGCCTTACAAAACGTTTTGTCACCTCGAAGGGACGAACCCTGAGTACTCTGGTAACATAGCGACCGGGAAAAGTTACTGTGTCGATTCGATCGAGTACCCCGGTATCAGACGACATTAATCTGGAACTGCAGCCAGGGTTTGCGGCTTCCCTGTATATCGTTCCCATTAAATCTTCGACGTCTTGACGCGCtctcttttgttttccttttcgGCTAGCGCCCTGTAAACGTTTTACACGGTCGCCCTCGTCACTCATATTAAAAGACCAAGTTTTTATTGAAGCCGAAATAGAAAATGTACCAGAAATAAAAGTTTATGTGTTTTACTTTTTGGATCCAAAAATTtaggaaaattaaaattagtcCTACTAGACTCAGTAACAagttaaaactaaaataaaaattctatttGCTTTCCTATACACATCTTAAGCGACGTTTAAATCATGGACGAGTTGACTTCATCGAGCTtgtctttttgaatttgatcAGGAAACGGTTTTTAATAGGCGGAAATTATGTATAatgtaaaaaaagaaaactcctCTGACAAGTTGTCACTAGAAAGCacttttgaatatatttttttcggGCTAGACTTTATTGTCTTTTTAAATCTCAcacattttttcaaaaattttctATTGGGCTGGTTCGGTTCAAGTtcttaattataaattgtttcCGCTGGAATTTGTATATGTCAATGGGTAactgtaaatatattcttagcATGGTCGGGTCAAcgtaaaactaaatatttaaaaacaaaaaaatggtGAAATACGAGAAAAAATAGGCATATGCTAGGTTCTCTTTAAtattgttttcgttttgcccTATAAGACTTTCTATATTGACAGTTTTCATAGTTGTCTTAGCGTTTGCTGTTGTAGTAGACATTTTTACATGTTACGGACTAAGGACTAAGTTATTTATATTCCAATAGACTTTGGGTTCCAAAGGCTGTGGCTAAATGGAAGCACGTCGTCTCGAGCGACAGCGCCGGGACTCGGCCAAGAGCAGTGCCGCAGAATCGCTGCCGTCGACGCAAGACGAAGAGTTCCATTTACGACTCATCGAATTATATTGCCAGCATCCATGCCTGTGGAAAACATCGTTGAGCGAGTACGAAGATACAGAGCTGAAGCGTCAGGCCTGGCAAGATATTAGCAACCAATTGGGCGCCCATCTGACACCCTCCTTTGTACGTAGTCGCATGAGCAGCATGCGCTACCGGCTGAACGTGTACAAGCTGCAAATGCTTGAGTTCAAGATGAGCCCTGCCAGCGGCAAGCAGCCCGAGAAGCTCTACTACATCGATAAGTTTGCTTTTCTGGACGAGGCGAGCAgctcgcagcagcaacaggagctgcagcagcaatcaGAGGCTGAGCAGGCACACGATAGAACTGACTTGGGTGCCAGGAAGTCCGATCTGAGCATTGCCAGCATATTCAAGCAGCGCatgcaacggcagcagcagcaggcggagcAGTTGCCACAGGTGCTGCAGCGCCTGAGCCAGAGCGGTCGCTCTGAAGGAGCTAAGGACATTTCATCTGGCAACCTGGATGACTTTGCGGATTTCAGCATTGCCAGTGTTGTAAAGAAGCGTATGCAGCAATCGCTGCAGCCGCAGAATAGGAGCATGCCAAAAGTTCCCGACTCGCTTTTGAACGCACGCCGGCTGATACAGAAGGCGCAAAACAAGCAATCGGTTGGCGATCACGTGCACGGTGCAACCGAAAAGCCCAATCAGAATGCTAAGGCTCAAAATCTGGACGTTGACAGTATGCTAAAGCAGCGTATGCATCGGCTGGGCCTTGCTGAGCAGGGCAGGGACTCGGTGGGCAGCTTGGACAGTTTTGCTGACTTTCGCGGATCCCTTGTCAACATTCCCAGTGTTGTCAAAAAGCGTATGCGACAACAGTTGCCTATAGGCATGCCGCGCAA
This window of the Drosophila virilis strain 15010-1051.87 chromosome X, Dvir_AGI_RSII-ME, whole genome shotgun sequence genome carries:
- the LOC6631326 gene encoding uncharacterized protein, yielding MEARRLERQRRDSAKSSAAESLPSTQDEEFHLRLIELYCQHPCLWKTSLSEYEDTELKRQAWQDISNQLGAHLTPSFVRSRMSSMRYRLNVYKLQMLEFKMSPASGKQPEKLYYIDKFAFLDEASSSQQQQELQQQSEAEQAHDRTDLGARKSDLSIASIFKQRMQRQQQQAEQLPQVLQRLSQSGRSEGAKDISSGNLDDFADFSIASVVKKRMQQSLQPQNRSMPKVPDSLLNARRLIQKAQNKQSVGDHVHGATEKPNQNAKAQNLDVDSMLKQRMHRLGLAEQGRDSVGSLDSFADFRGSLVNIPSVVKKRMRQQLPIGMPRNMELEKFPPKSFLPKPESMLTIPPNSATLRAQPGDSVSTTKVSKQPGQPKPSDSEDQMSDEEEFYRLHWSVRQQQRSRRPAGMVSNRDLIPQPVPPLLLGMRSTTNMESANDTKT